CTAATGGTTTCTGGCCACAGCCTGGCCCCTAAATCACAGGCTGCACCTGGACAGGCATAAAATGCAACTCTCCCCAGACACACAGGGTATTTGTTTAGAGCGCTGAGTGATGTGCCCCTGAACACATGCAATCCAGCCTTGTGGTAACAGTGTCTCTGAGACAGATTCTCCAAAGTAGGTAATGGAGCCTCTGCCTACAGGGGCAGTTCCTGCAAAGACCTTAAACCATTCAGCTGCTACAAGGGCAGTCATTCTGAATGCCCAGGGAGAAAATGTTCACTGTAGCTATCGTGGAGGGTGCTGTTAAAATGATCTCTGCTGTAGGGGGAAGAGGAAAGCTAAGGAGGCGTACATTTGGGGAATGGAAGGTGGTGCTgctgtcctcctcctcttcgAACTTTACTGCTCTTTCTCCCTCACCTATATCCATTCCAgacataaaagctttttttattgCAAGACTATTTTTGCTCAGTGAATTAAAATGAACCGTTTGCAGCCCCCTCGCCCCAGTGCAAATGATCCCAGCAGCAGTGATCTCTGGCTGGGCCCTGCCCCTGTGGTCAGCCTGAGAAAAAAGACAAGTGTAACAATAGGATGAAAGTGGGCTGTTATTAAAGCACAGCTCTTTTGAGATATGCCAATGTATCTAAATGGTGCTGCCTTATTCTACAGATCTGCTCCCTAGGAGCCTGGTGAATCACTGAAGGCAGCAGATGTGACTAAGACGTTTCCTAACtcatttttaatcctttctgGCACAGCAGTGCCAACACAAAAACATGAACTATATGAACAGGACTGTTCCTTAAATTCTGGTAGTATTGTGGTGGTGCAATCCCATTGAAACTGTATTTGCATTTTCCTGTCTGTGTCAgagcatggattttttttttttttttttttaggtggagCTTAGGACTGCATCTTGCCAGCAGGCTCTTTGTTACTGATGATGACACACAGGTGTCATTGGGGTCTGAGCCCAGTCAAGAGGAAAGGGATGGACAGTCGGAAATTGTGCATATCTGGGTCAAGGACAGAGCTTGACATGGCTTCCTCCTAGTAACTCAGTCACTTCTCAAAGCCCATGTTTCTACCTCCTGAAATAAGCAGGCTGCATGTTTCTGCATGGCTGCCCCACAGCAATTAAATTGCCTCCCTCCACCCCTCTGTTTGTCCCCCTGGGGACCTGGGACTGTTCTTTAGCTTCCAGTTTGAGCCACTCATCTGATTTATGGACTTGCACAGATCAACAGATTCACTGATGCTCAGAGCTGTACAATGTGTTAAACCACCCATTCACACAACAAGGTGGAATTATAACTGTACGTTCTGCTTGTAACATTGAGGAACTCTGAcacctttttcttcctattcCTCATTAATCAGTTATTATTTTAGCTCCACTTCATTTTGCCACTTAACCATTAGCTGTGTTTgtctacattttaaaaagtacttgaaacaaaagtaaaacattCAATTATTACCAACCTTAAACAGCCAGAACAAGGCTGTTATTTGACTTCTTTATTTCAAATATGATAAAGCACTTGAGCATTAAACTCCTgctctctccagcagcagctgagccacTAAGCTGATGACATGTGGATTAACCAAACAGTCTAGCAAATCATTGGTAGAAAGGGCTGTTTGGGAGGCATTTGGACTGCCGTCTGAATCCATTTGATTTGCAGGCGTTTCGCAGTCATTACTCATTGCCAATTGCTTCCTGGTGCAGTGTAATTTTCCAAAATGTCCTCCTTCATTTTCATGGAGAAGATCTCTATAGTCACTTTTGACTGCACCCGTTGAGCTTGTTTCTTGAGGCTGAGGTAGAACTTGAATGAGGTGAGGCCCaaaaggtattttctggaacttttctgcttttaatgttgaaGAGCCAAATTCATGGGTTAGTAATTTGCAGCCCCCTGGTTCCCAGCCaacttgctttttcctcctcttgtgTGAGGGACTCGTCACTCGCTCTGCTTCAGTGCTGCTGGGACGTGTCTGCTCTGATACGTTTGCCTTTTGACACTTGAAATATGCAGACACTGCTTTATTCAGGTACTGGAGATTGATTTCATGGGATGTTGCCTCAACCTAAGAAAACACCCAAAATGTACTCTGTTAAAAGGAGGAATGTTTCAGTTCAGTGTTGCATGATTATGTTCCATGGATTATTTTCCCTACTTAAGGGGAAGGAACttaaaaattttctttcagGTAGAAGAAAGATAAGATTAAGCAAAATGACAGTAATTCTCTACTATCACTGCTATAATGAAGCAAGAGTGCTTACCTCTGTGGGATTTAGCCAGATATCTTCATCACCGGGGCTTTCTGCTGATTTTATGGCACATACCAGTGTTCGAGTTATTGCTTCTTCTACACGAGCTTCATGATCTGCATCCTGCCTCAAGGGAATGAAGTGTTTGGAGATGGGTTAGCACTTAAATTGCTATAGGAAGTTGGAAGATCTTGGCAAGAACTAAACGGATGCCTTAGCTGGAAAACCATACTCATCTACGTAAAGTAGGTAGAAGGTTTTGGACTTCTGAAGCTCCTACTCATGCATAGAGAGCTTACATGAGTAACAGCACAGGCTTTGGTGTGACTACTCATGCAGATAAGGATTTGCAGAAAAAGATTCCAGTGTTTATATAATCTTTTTCCTTATTAGTGTTCTTTTAATTGAATCTGGTGCTTGAAATTACATAGCAATGTTAGCATTTAattaatatgtgtatttatAAGACTCCTTAGGAGTAGAAGGACCATGAAAGTACATAGAAAATTTTATAGATCTACATATTATGtctatttaagtatttaaacGAAGGATATTACAGCAAGGCAGCAACTACGTAAGGTCTAGAGATTAGCAAAAGTGAGGCTTAAAATTCAGGAAACATTTTATCATGTGATAGTAACAGAAGTTAACATACTACTGCAGTTTCAAACgtaagcagaaaggaaaaatgcatttcatatgAAAGATCTCCTGCCAAACTAACAACGAAGTTAGTAACTAGCTCTTGGTTTTAGGCCTTCACTTCCTCCATCATCCCCTTGGGTAACTGGGTACCAGTTAGTCTGGGATAGCAGAAATAAACTTTATAGGATCTATTTAAGTTTTCTTTCCCACTTAACTGGATTTCTTGTACgtgaaaggagaaaataaggcTCTCTGAACAAGATGGGTAGTTTAGTTATTTCAGTGACAGATGCCTAGGAGTGGATGCATAAATTTGGTTTTGTTGAGACACTTAGACATACCGGTTTTGGAAGAAAGATGTAACCTAGTCAACACACAACACTGCATTGCCTAATTGTGGCTTCGGGGAACATGTCAAGCAAGCCATGCATCTTGGTAGTAGAGTGGTGAAGGCAGTAATTCATCTGGATCCCCAAGCAGAATTTGGGATAGAAGCAGGGGAAAGCGTAGCTGTGGATGCTTTGCCTACTAATGGCCTTATATAACAAGTCCCCAAAACAACTGAGTTTATTTAAGCGTGGAAATTATTATTTAGGGTGTTGCACTCTTGGGATTCATCCTGGTCTGATGGATAACAGGGTTGTACTGATTGCATGAGAATATGTTAAGAAGCATGAAGTGCTTTGAGCAGCTCACATCcagctgaaaacaaattaaacttcTACTTTAAAGGCTTGCCAATATAATTAATGGTTTCTCTAGGACTATAAACGTTGGCATGATTCACATCTGTCAATATGAAAGCAGCTGGTAACAGCTGCAAGCAAGAACTGCTTGATTTGGTAATGGAAATCCTCTCAATATTGTTTCTCGGCATCCGTGTCAGAATTTTTATAGGTGTGCTGCCACCATCATCTGTAGGGATAATACCTGTAAGGAACTCTCACCTGAGTTGCAATGGTTATATTTGTTTATGGTTGCTTTTCAtatcttttttggggggctggggtaGGGGTCATTCATTAACAAAATCCAGCGAACACTCCTCTGCAGATCATGCCATCTACACACAACTGTCTGCTCTTGCTGTTACCAACAAGATCTGTCACTTCACCAAGACTTTTATGACCAGAAAGGCCATGGAGCTTAgctctagtttttttttttttcatagcctACGAGAAACCCAAACAGGTTATATACAACCCAGACTCCTGGGACCTATTTACCCAACAGAACTGATCCAGTTCTGACCTTCTCCTCCAGTAGGGGTTGAAATTTGTGAGGTACAACTTAGGgtgcaagtgtgtgtgtgggggggtctTCAGGAACATGTGGTGAAATTACTTCAAAGGCTGCTCAAATTTAAGGCAGGTTTAAATGATTGCTCTCTAATGTTGCTGGTGCTTTCTCTGGCATTAGACTCAGGACTGTGTACAAGGCCAGTACAGACTATGGGCCTGCTGTCCTTCCTTCGTATGCAGTCTCATATGGAAAACTTCTCTATGAGGAAAATACCCAAGTTTGCCCCTGCTCTGCAAAGGCTTGGTTTGATGTCAGTATGAGAAATATATTGTGTAGTTTGAACGGCAGCTGAACGCATGTGTTCATCCCCCTGCAGATTTCCAATCTAATAAAGGtgcaaaaaaaatgcaataagcATTTTAGTGAGGCAGCTTTCAAATGCCAATTCAAAGGGCCTTTTTAATATTAAGCTAGGATTAATGAAGAAGTAATTTGAATCAGAAAACCTTCTGTAGCATTGAGATGATATCCCTAGAACCATCCCATATATACTGGGAGAGCAAGAAAAATCAGAGCctgggggaaagaaaattaattaaatacatgAGAAAAATCCAACTCCAGGCAAATCATAACTatcacagagaaatgaaaattcaaACATCCTCTGCCACCCCCTTTCTATCACATTAATCTGATTTAAATTCTAATTTAGCTTTGCATGTAAGCATGTGCTTGAGATGAAGCTGCTGTTTGTCATTCCATACTCAGCACAATGTTGGTTAGTCCCTGAGAAATCAGACATGAGAAGTTTAGCTTGTGTCTAATTGTTTGCCTGATTGAGGTAAACTTCCATATGACTGAACTGGTGCTTTAGATCTGGAGCCTTGGAAGGTTCTTCAGGAAAAACTGTAACCACAAGGGCTCTTCCCTCACCAGCTGCTGAATACAGCAAACCTGATAGGGCTGAACCACATGGGCAAGGGACAAAATTCTTCAACCTTAATCCTTGCAAAAGATTCTGCTCGATACAGCTGAGTAGGAAATACAGCTTGAGTTCTGAGTGGCATCACGCCTCTCTCTAGGTCATATCCTTGTCATGGTTTTTGTTAAgagatgcttttctttctccctcctgcTTTCTCTAGAAAATAAACTTGAATCAAATGTGCCAGTGGCAAAGCATAGCTGCATTTTAGTGGTGACTGACAAATGATGCTAGTAGAATGTGCAAGTCTGCAAAGTTTTCTGCTATCCTTGAGGATAAAAGAAGCTATGTAAATGTAACTGCACACTGAAATCACTGAAGTTGGCTCATGGGGTCATCAGATCTGGGACAGGATTATATCTGCTTTCCTACTTTTTATAATGCATGCACACATGGAAATGCTGCAGCACCAtgatataaaaaggaaaataccagTTCAATCCACGAGTTTATGCTGATGGTGATGGGGTCGATGGATTCCACGTAGTGCCACCAGTGCCTTGGAACAAGCAGGACCTGGAAATCAGAGACAATGCGTTAGGGTGCTAGCAGAAGGCTGAGAAGGAAGCTCAGGTGACTTACTCAAATTAGCATGGGATGAAGAGGCAGAATGAGGCAAAGACTAGAAGTAGGAGGTGGGAGATGATCTTTGTTTCTTCTAAACAGCCTTTCATCAAGGCTTGGATGTCCCTTTGCTACTCCCATTGTATCAAATACTATTATGTAAGAAGTGGACATGATCCAGAACTACCTCTCATCCAAAATCTTCTCACATATGCAGGACAGTAACCTTTTAACTGCTCCAGATAAGCAAGGTCCAGCTGTACAAAGGGACTGGAGCTGGTGTTGATGTAGAGCAGGGCTTTAGGGAAAGTCTCAGCCAAGCAAGCAGTCTTTAGCAGACACTGCATGCAATTGAACATGCTTCCCAGTTCCTTTAGAAGGAGT
The sequence above is drawn from the Anas platyrhynchos isolate ZD024472 breed Pekin duck chromosome 7, IASCAAS_PekinDuck_T2T, whole genome shotgun sequence genome and encodes:
- the HSPBAP1 gene encoding HSPB1-associated protein 1, with amino-acid sequence MAGAESGGPAVPGEDVKPFTPETAKEIVMSLQQPAVFCNMVGDWPALHWNVKYLSAVLDGKTIEFRIGSKTMDLVPQFETRCSYVKATLEEFLAWSSGQPSCLSGPFSCFEYSKYWAYADYKYIARIFEDKAEIFQDIRWSDFGFPGRSGKESTLWIGSEGANTPCHLDSYGCNLVLQVQGRKKWHLFPPGDTSFLYPTRIPYEESSVFSKVNVAKPDLKRFPEFKNTTAHVVTLSPGQVLLVPRHWWHYVESIDPITISINSWIELDADHEARVEEAITRTLVCAIKSAESPGDEDIWLNPTEVEATSHEINLQYLNKAVSAYFKCQKANVSEQTRPSSTEAERVTSPSHKRRKKQVGWEPGGCKLLTHEFGSSTLKAEKFQKIPFGPHLIQVLPQPQETSSTGAVKSDYRDLLHENEGGHFGKLHCTRKQLAMSNDCETPANQMDSDGSPNASQTALSTNDLLDCLVNPHVISLVAQLLLERAGV